In Alkalihalobacillus sp. FSL W8-0930, a single window of DNA contains:
- the hisF gene encoding imidazole glycerol phosphate synthase subunit HisF has protein sequence MLTKRIIPCLDVKEGRVVKGIQFVGLRDAGDPVELAAFYDEQGADELVFLDISASHEGHETMIEVVEEVAGKLAIPFTVGGGIRTLADMKRVLRAGADKVSLNTAAVLRPELIKEGADFFGAQCIVVAIDAKYDADLKSWRVYTHGGRKATDWDVSEWAKHVVTLGAGEILLTSMDQDGAKTGFDLPLLQKVNEAVTVPVIASGGAGGKEHFLEAFHEGQADAALAASIFHYKETSVAEVKSYLKEEGLSIR, from the coding sequence ATGCTGACCAAACGAATTATTCCATGCTTAGACGTGAAGGAAGGGCGAGTTGTAAAAGGCATTCAATTTGTCGGCTTACGAGATGCTGGAGATCCAGTTGAACTTGCTGCTTTTTACGATGAACAAGGTGCAGACGAGCTTGTGTTTCTTGATATTTCTGCCTCTCATGAAGGTCACGAGACGATGATTGAGGTAGTTGAAGAAGTAGCTGGAAAACTAGCAATTCCTTTTACCGTGGGCGGTGGCATTCGCACACTTGCTGATATGAAACGTGTGCTGCGTGCAGGAGCGGACAAGGTTTCCTTAAACACAGCAGCTGTTTTAAGACCGGAATTAATCAAAGAAGGTGCGGACTTCTTTGGAGCCCAATGTATTGTGGTTGCCATAGATGCAAAATACGATGCTGACCTTAAATCCTGGCGTGTTTATACACATGGTGGACGAAAAGCAACCGATTGGGACGTCTCAGAGTGGGCCAAACATGTTGTTACACTTGGTGCAGGTGAAATCCTGCTAACGAGTATGGATCAGGACGGAGCGAAAACAGGCTTTGATCTTCCACTTTTACAAAAAGTAAATGAAGCGGTCACCGTACCTGTTATTGCATCAGGTGGAGCAGGCGGCAAGGAACACTTTTTAGAAGCCTTCCATGAGGGACAGGCTGATGCCGCACTTGCAGCGTCTATTTTTCATTATAAAGAAACATCTGTAGCAGAAGTGAAAAGCTATCTTAAAGAGGAAGGGCTGTCCATTCGATGA
- the hisA gene encoding 1-(5-phosphoribosyl)-5-[(5-phosphoribosylamino)methylideneamino]imidazole-4-carboxamide isomerase, translating to MTEFIIYPAIDMRDGKCVRLVQGDYDQETVYGDSPFEMAKSFAQAGAKWIHMVDLDGAKAKKRVNHEYVIRVAKELDASVQIGGGIRSAEDVAYYLERDVDRVILGSVAVQNPNFTKEMLATYGGDRIVIGIDARDGYVATEGWLETSEVKAEDLAREMVRFGAKTFIFTDIARDGMLSGPNTEAIEALALASGAKVIASGGVSTLADLDELAAKQSSGIDGAIVGKALYTNQFTLEEALDRKG from the coding sequence TTGACTGAATTCATTATTTATCCAGCAATTGATATGAGGGACGGGAAATGTGTTCGCCTGGTCCAAGGGGACTATGACCAGGAAACGGTGTATGGAGATTCGCCGTTTGAAATGGCGAAATCGTTTGCTCAAGCTGGAGCGAAGTGGATCCATATGGTTGATCTTGACGGAGCAAAAGCGAAAAAACGCGTGAACCATGAATATGTTATCCGTGTGGCAAAAGAATTAGATGCCTCAGTACAAATCGGTGGAGGCATTCGTTCGGCTGAAGATGTTGCTTATTATTTGGAGCGCGATGTAGACCGAGTGATCCTCGGGAGTGTCGCGGTACAAAATCCAAATTTCACAAAAGAGATGCTTGCTACATATGGTGGGGATCGAATTGTCATTGGAATTGATGCGAGAGATGGATATGTGGCAACGGAGGGATGGCTTGAAACATCTGAAGTAAAAGCAGAGGATCTCGCTCGTGAAATGGTTCGTTTTGGTGCAAAGACGTTTATTTTTACCGATATTGCACGCGATGGGATGTTGTCAGGACCAAATACAGAAGCCATTGAAGCATTAGCATTAGCGAGCGGTGCAAAAGTGATAGCATCAGGTGGAGTCAGTACACTCGCAGATTTAGATGAACTGGCAGCGAAGCAATCATCGGGGATTGATGGGGCAATCGTTGGAAAAGCCTTATATACCAATCAATTTACGCTTGAAGAAGCCCTGGACAGAAAGGGGTAG
- the hisH gene encoding imidazole glycerol phosphate synthase subunit HisH, whose product MIGIVDYGMGNLHSVSKAMERIGLPYLISEEIEELAKTDGLLLPGVGAFPDAMEILNETGKSEFLKQWAAEGKPLMGICLGMQLLFEESEEHRQTKGLGLLPGKVTKFTGVTSEGASYKIPHMGWNQLQFHKDHAILQEVDAGYVYFVHSYAVQTEDEDILVATSDYHQDVPAIVGRGSVVGTQFHPEKSSQVGMELLKNFGRLVEKGVKQFD is encoded by the coding sequence ATGATTGGAATAGTTGACTATGGCATGGGCAATTTGCATAGTGTCTCAAAAGCAATGGAGCGAATTGGTCTGCCTTACCTCATTTCAGAGGAAATAGAGGAGCTTGCTAAAACGGACGGCTTGCTTTTACCCGGTGTTGGTGCGTTTCCGGATGCCATGGAGATTTTAAATGAAACAGGAAAAAGCGAGTTTCTTAAACAATGGGCAGCAGAGGGGAAGCCATTGATGGGCATCTGTCTTGGGATGCAGCTGTTGTTTGAAGAAAGCGAAGAACATCGACAAACTAAGGGATTGGGATTATTACCTGGAAAAGTGACTAAGTTTACAGGGGTAACGAGTGAAGGTGCGAGTTACAAAATTCCACATATGGGATGGAACCAGCTCCAGTTTCATAAGGATCATGCCATTCTTCAAGAAGTTGATGCGGGGTATGTTTACTTTGTACATTCGTACGCAGTACAAACAGAAGATGAAGACATCCTGGTTGCAACTTCTGACTACCATCAGGACGTTCCTGCCATTGTTGGAAGAGGCTCTGTTGTCGGTACGCAATTCCATCCGGAAAAAAGTAGCCAGGTCGGCATGGAATTACTAAAGAACTTCGGACGTTTGGTTGAAAAAGGGGTGAAACAATTTGACTGA
- the hisB gene encoding imidazoleglycerol-phosphate dehydratase HisB produces MTEETRNASIERNTGETQIKLDLNIDGEGTTTLDTGVPFMNHMLDLFAKHGQFDLSVQANGDTDVDDHHTTEDIGICLGQVVKEALGTKKGIKRYGNAFIPMDETLAQVVVDLSNRPHLEFRAEFPSQKVGTFDTELVHEFLWKFALEARMNLHVIVHYGHNTHHMIEAVFKALARALDEATMIDPRVKGVPSSKGML; encoded by the coding sequence ATGACTGAAGAAACACGCAATGCCAGTATTGAGCGTAATACGGGAGAAACCCAAATCAAGCTAGATCTTAATATTGACGGAGAAGGCACAACCACACTTGATACAGGGGTGCCTTTTATGAACCATATGCTGGACCTTTTTGCAAAGCATGGTCAATTTGATTTGTCTGTTCAGGCGAATGGTGACACCGATGTGGATGATCATCACACAACAGAGGATATTGGAATTTGTCTTGGGCAGGTTGTGAAGGAAGCATTAGGTACAAAAAAAGGGATTAAACGTTACGGAAACGCCTTTATCCCGATGGATGAAACGTTGGCTCAAGTGGTTGTGGATCTTAGTAATCGTCCACACTTAGAGTTTAGAGCAGAGTTTCCTTCCCAAAAAGTAGGGACATTTGATACAGAGCTTGTTCATGAGTTTTTATGGAAATTTGCGTTGGAGGCACGAATGAATCTGCATGTGATTGTTCATTATGGTCACAACACACACCACATGATTGAAGCTGTATTTAAAGCATTAGCACGTGCATTAGATGAAGCAACAATGATTGACCCACGTGTAAAAGGAGTCCCTTCGTCGAAAGGAATGTTGTAG
- the hisD gene encoding histidinol dehydrogenase, which translates to MKIQRVDRSTTFKRTIEAGKEKEQQIVESIMKDVRDHGDDALYRYTKELDGAELTQLKVDPKELEAAYQHLQPNVIEAIREAIQRIRDFHQRQVTQSWMTTKPDGVILGQKVTPLDRVGVYVPGGKAAYPSSIMMNIIPAQVSGVEEIAMVSPAQKDGKLPAGVLVTASELGVKEIYKIGGAQAVAALAYGTESIAPVDKITGPGNIYVALAKRAVYGVVDIDMIAGPSDITVLADQTAIPSHVAADLLSQAEHDELATAILVTDSEKLAEEVSEQVELQLQTLPKEAIARASIEGQGVIYVTQNLEESIKTVNQIAPEHLEIIVQNPMEQLGKIRHAGAIFIGPYTTEPIGDYFAGPNHVLPTEGTARFSSPLSVDDFVKKSSVLSYSKEALMAQADAITTLARLEGLEAHARAVEIRLGDEQND; encoded by the coding sequence GTGAAGATTCAAAGAGTAGATCGATCCACAACGTTTAAGCGAACGATAGAGGCTGGAAAAGAAAAGGAACAACAAATTGTAGAATCAATTATGAAGGACGTTCGAGATCATGGAGACGATGCATTGTATCGCTATACCAAGGAGCTAGACGGGGCGGAACTCACTCAGTTAAAGGTTGATCCTAAAGAGCTTGAGGCAGCGTATCAACACCTTCAACCTAACGTAATCGAAGCGATTCGTGAAGCGATCCAGCGAATTCGAGATTTCCATCAGAGACAAGTGACACAGTCTTGGATGACAACAAAACCAGATGGCGTCATTCTTGGACAAAAGGTCACACCACTTGACCGAGTGGGTGTCTACGTACCGGGTGGAAAGGCCGCTTATCCTTCAAGCATTATGATGAATATCATTCCGGCTCAAGTATCAGGCGTGGAAGAGATCGCGATGGTTTCACCGGCACAGAAAGATGGCAAACTCCCCGCTGGAGTCCTTGTTACTGCGAGTGAACTAGGCGTTAAAGAGATCTATAAAATTGGTGGGGCTCAAGCGGTTGCAGCACTAGCCTACGGAACGGAATCAATTGCCCCAGTTGATAAGATTACCGGTCCAGGGAATATCTATGTTGCGCTTGCCAAGCGTGCAGTATATGGCGTTGTGGACATTGATATGATCGCAGGTCCAAGTGATATTACCGTCTTAGCGGATCAAACAGCGATTCCTTCTCATGTTGCAGCTGATCTTCTCTCGCAGGCAGAACATGATGAACTGGCAACGGCCATTTTAGTAACAGATTCAGAGAAATTAGCAGAAGAGGTTTCCGAGCAGGTTGAGCTTCAGCTGCAGACCTTACCAAAAGAAGCCATTGCGCGCGCATCGATTGAAGGTCAAGGGGTAATCTATGTGACTCAAAACCTAGAGGAATCAATTAAAACAGTCAATCAAATTGCGCCTGAACATTTAGAAATCATTGTTCAGAATCCAATGGAGCAGCTAGGAAAAATTCGTCATGCTGGTGCTATTTTTATCGGTCCATATACTACGGAACCAATTGGAGATTATTTTGCAGGACCAAACCACGTGTTACCAACCGAAGGAACGGCTCGTTTTTCAAGCCCATTAAGTGTAGATGACTTTGTGAAAAAATCGAGTGTGCTCTCCTATTCCAAAGAAGCATTAATGGCACAGGCAGATGCGATTACAACACTTGCCAGATTAGAAGGATTAGAGGCTCACGCACGTGCGGTAGAGATTCGATTAGGAGATGAACAAAATGACTGA